The following proteins are encoded in a genomic region of Maribacter hydrothermalis:
- the pfkA gene encoding 6-phosphofructokinase, which yields MSSKINKIAVLTSGGDSPGMNAAIRSVVRTCAYMKVECIAIYRGYQGMIEGDFKVMDARSVNNIINKGGTILKSARCDDFRTPEGRKKAHDELLKAGIDAFVVIGGDGSFTGAMVFNKEYNFPVIGIPGTIDNDIFGTTFTLGFDTALNTVVECIDKIRDTASSHNRLFFVEVMGRDVGHIALNAGVGAGAEEILIPEENLGLDRLLESLKRSKESGKSSSIVIVAEGDKSGKNVFELKEYVEEHLPIYDVRVSVLGHMQRGGAPSCYDRVLASRMGVKAVEALLAGKTSLMVGIQDNKLTLTPINKAIKGHTKIDKELIRVSEIMTT from the coding sequence ATGTCTTCAAAAATAAATAAAATAGCAGTACTGACTTCAGGTGGTGATTCTCCAGGCATGAATGCCGCTATAAGATCAGTTGTTCGTACCTGTGCCTATATGAAAGTAGAATGTATAGCAATCTACAGAGGGTATCAAGGTATGATAGAAGGAGATTTTAAAGTAATGGACGCTCGTAGTGTCAATAACATTATTAATAAAGGAGGTACTATTCTGAAGTCTGCCCGTTGTGATGATTTTAGAACGCCCGAGGGTAGAAAAAAAGCGCACGATGAACTTTTAAAAGCGGGTATCGATGCCTTTGTTGTTATCGGTGGTGACGGCAGTTTTACAGGAGCCATGGTTTTTAATAAGGAATATAACTTTCCTGTAATTGGTATTCCTGGTACAATTGATAATGATATTTTCGGTACCACATTTACATTAGGTTTTGACACTGCACTTAATACAGTTGTAGAATGTATTGATAAGATTCGGGATACAGCTAGTTCTCATAACAGGCTTTTCTTTGTAGAGGTAATGGGTAGAGATGTGGGTCATATTGCCTTAAATGCAGGAGTTGGTGCAGGTGCAGAGGAGATATTAATACCAGAGGAAAATTTAGGTTTGGATAGGTTGTTAGAATCTTTAAAAAGAAGTAAAGAGTCTGGTAAATCATCAAGTATTGTAATTGTTGCTGAAGGTGATAAATCTGGTAAAAATGTATTTGAATTAAAAGAATATGTTGAAGAACATTTGCCAATTTACGATGTTCGTGTATCTGTTTTAGGTCACATGCAAAGGGGTGGAGCGCCCTCTTGTTATGATAGAGTGTTAGCCAGTAGAATGGGAGTAAAGGCAGTAGAGGCCCTGTTAGCAGGTAAAACTAGCTTAATGGTTGGCATTCAGGATAACAAGTTAACGTTAACGCCAATTAACAAGGCTATTAAAGGGCATACAAAGATTGATAAGGAACTTATAAGAGTTTCAGAGATAATGACTACATAA
- the gap gene encoding type I glyceraldehyde-3-phosphate dehydrogenase, with the protein MSNLKIGINGFGRIGRLVFRTTVKRGDVDVVAINDLLDVEHLAYLLKYDSVHGKFDGTVDVKDGNLIVNGKTVRITAERDPKNCKWDEVGAATVAECTGIFTTLETAQYHIDGGAKKVVISAPSKDAPMFVMGVNHKEVKSSDTIVSNASCTTNCLAPMAKVLNDKFGIEEALMTTVHATTATQMTVDGPSRKDWRGGRSAMLNIIPASTGAAVAVTKVIPALKGKLTGMAFRVPTADVSVVDLTVRLEKETSYEEIKKAFKAASEGELKGVLGYTEEDVVSQDFIGETHTSVFDAGAGIELNSKFFKLICWYDNEAGFSNKMVDLIQHVNTL; encoded by the coding sequence ATGTCAAATTTGAAAATAGGAATTAACGGTTTTGGAAGAATAGGTAGATTGGTATTCAGAACTACGGTAAAACGTGGTGATGTTGATGTAGTAGCTATCAATGATTTATTAGATGTTGAACATTTAGCTTACTTATTAAAGTACGATTCAGTTCATGGTAAGTTCGATGGCACTGTTGATGTAAAAGATGGAAACTTAATTGTAAACGGTAAAACTGTACGAATTACTGCTGAAAGAGATCCAAAAAATTGTAAGTGGGATGAAGTAGGTGCTGCAACAGTTGCAGAATGTACCGGTATTTTCACAACTTTAGAAACTGCCCAATATCATATTGATGGTGGTGCCAAGAAAGTTGTTATATCTGCTCCATCTAAAGATGCTCCGATGTTTGTAATGGGAGTAAATCATAAAGAAGTTAAATCTTCAGATACTATTGTATCTAACGCATCTTGTACTACAAACTGTTTAGCGCCTATGGCTAAGGTATTGAATGATAAATTTGGTATCGAAGAAGCTTTAATGACTACAGTACATGCAACTACAGCTACACAAATGACGGTTGATGGTCCTTCTAGAAAAGACTGGAGAGGTGGTAGAAGTGCAATGTTGAATATTATACCTGCATCTACAGGTGCTGCTGTAGCAGTAACTAAAGTAATCCCAGCATTGAAAGGAAAACTTACAGGTATGGCATTTAGAGTTCCTACTGCAGATGTTTCTGTAGTTGATCTAACTGTACGTTTAGAAAAAGAAACTTCGTACGAAGAAATTAAAAAGGCATTTAAAGCTGCCTCGGAAGGGGAGTTGAAAGGTGTATTAGGATATACCGAGGAAGACGTGGTTTCTCAAGATTTTATAGGTGAAACTCATACAAGTGTTTTCGATGCTGGTGCAGGAATTGAATTGAATTCTAAATTCTTCAAATTAATTTGCTGGTATGATAACGAAGCTGGTTTCTCCAATAAAATGGTAGATTTAATTCAGCACGTAAATACTTTATAA
- a CDS encoding 16S rRNA (uracil(1498)-N(3))-methyltransferase → MQLFYNPDIKITDKIFIFDTNESKHIIKVLRKKTGDELWITNGLGYLFQAKIIVADIKKCEVELISSKKTHPKSHVLHMVVAPTKMNDRYEWFLEKATEIGVDEITPIICERSERKIIKTDRMQRVIESAMKQSLQTYLPKLNEPISLSEFLKKPTTGLQFIAHCEDSERHELKSRVVADQDITILIGPEGDFSTNEIKSALKNGYAPIAMGKTRLRTETAAIVACTIVATINNG, encoded by the coding sequence ATGCAATTATTTTATAATCCTGATATAAAAATCACCGATAAGATTTTCATTTTCGACACCAATGAAAGTAAGCACATTATAAAAGTGCTAAGAAAAAAAACTGGTGATGAGCTTTGGATTACAAACGGATTGGGTTATTTGTTTCAAGCAAAAATTATTGTTGCCGATATAAAAAAATGTGAAGTAGAACTTATTTCATCAAAAAAAACACATCCTAAATCGCATGTATTACACATGGTCGTTGCACCTACTAAAATGAATGATCGGTATGAATGGTTTTTAGAAAAAGCCACTGAAATAGGTGTTGATGAAATAACCCCAATAATCTGCGAAAGATCAGAACGAAAAATTATTAAAACAGATAGAATGCAACGGGTAATTGAGTCTGCCATGAAGCAATCGCTCCAAACCTATTTGCCAAAATTAAATGAGCCTATTAGTTTATCAGAATTTTTAAAAAAACCAACAACAGGTTTACAATTCATAGCACATTGCGAAGACAGTGAACGCCACGAACTTAAAAGTAGAGTTGTGGCGGATCAAGATATTACCATTTTAATTGGCCCAGAAGGTGATTTTAGTACAAATGAAATTAAAAGTGCATTAAAAAACGGATATGCCCCAATAGCCATGGGAAAAACTAGGTTAAGAACAGAAACAGCAGCGATAGTGGCATGTACTATTGTCGCAACAATTAACAATGGTTAG
- a CDS encoding translocation/assembly module TamB domain-containing protein, which translates to MQTLLAQYAANKINKQYDTHININRLKLSLISWDTALQGVYIEDYQKDTLFYINELKTSILSIGNLAKGNLEFGDISVDELNFKLTNYYGERNSNLEIFVDKLDDGKPRAPGTPPFKLSSSYVDIKKSKFKYIDENLEKSTILHFDSLNIKADNFLILGPEVSTDIQDMSFYSNRGLKVNKLATNFKYTKQQMRFDSLNINTPLSQIEGNLVFNYNREDFSDFLNKVNVVADFNESRVAFDEINLLYNEFGRGKEVTFSSDINGVLNDLNADNLFLFSDDTGIRGNFNFKNLFSKQKPFSLNAEMKNVTSSYYQLNALLPNLIGNSLPSTFSKLGQFTIRGEAFITNSSMDAKVNLNTAVGSSYADIVLSNFNNIDNATYKGFISLIDFDLGGFVDSKSLGKTTLDFNVEGKGFVKEKLNTEVIGQIYSIEFNKYNYQDLKVSGIIKDQLFDGSLTSNDENLKFDFTGLANVAETRNNFNFIASVDYADLKKLNFINDSVSIFKGNVNMDITGTSLDDLEGDIKFTRTNYQNVNDTYYFEDFAVTSSFDSDNVRTIHINSPDIITGFMKGNFKVRELGKLVQNSLGSIYTNYRPFQISDGQNLSFNFKIYNKIVDVFFPEVRFDPNTFIKGNIVADEGDFKLNFESPSIEAFGTVADNIEVRIDNKNPLFNTYVSVGELDTPYYNFKDFNLINTTLKDTLFFRSEFKGGSNFNDSYNLNFYHTFNKENKSVIGLKTSDVNFKGNKWVLNKDGDSKNKVILNRALDSITIQEIVMNNEEKEQIRLKGQFADSTFKDLQLQFKIVSLDKITPVIDSLKLDGEVNGTLNVLQKDGIYLPSSNLNIDGFGINDIPLGDLAINIIGNKDLTEFQVNSQLSDNGLEKFSILGSINNEEEIPKANLIANFNNFSLVPFSPLGEGVIDKIRGDIDGRVSIVGNVDNPSFNGLLTLDNAGIAIPYLNVDYSFAPRSRVILSDQTFDFENIALEDVAMGTRANLDGTITHSFFDNWVLDLNVDTKNERFLILNTEFKEGELYYGTGYLNGQGRIYGPTTALNITVDGSTAKGTSLKIPLSDVASIGDYSFINFVEKNDRQKIERQKQLKDYQGLELEFNLDVTPEAEVEIVTDTKTGSSLKGTGEGIILIQINTNGKFEMYGDFVVVTGEYNYKFGGIIDKKFKVEPGGTINWDQKPLEAILAMEAVYSLNANPAPLLDDPRFTRRIPTDVIIRLTGELQSPTIDFGIDFPGTSSIVQSELEYRLQDPTVEEKNAIFLLAQGTFVNAQSGINQQAITGNLVQSASGILNSILSGGNDKFNLGLSYEQGILDRSADIETDDRIGVTVSTQISDRILFNGKVGVPVGASSETLVAGDFEIQVLLNEEGTLSAKFFSRQSEIQAYLSDQQGSTQGAGLTYEVDFNNFRELFQKILTKKPEKEATIKQNEVPSSVMGNDSLIRFYDKPKSINP; encoded by the coding sequence GTGCAAACCTTGTTGGCACAGTACGCTGCCAATAAAATAAATAAACAATATGACACACATATAAATATTAACCGATTAAAACTTTCATTAATATCTTGGGACACAGCCTTACAGGGTGTTTATATAGAGGATTATCAAAAAGATACCTTGTTTTATATTAATGAGCTTAAAACATCAATACTAAGTATTGGTAATTTGGCTAAAGGTAACCTTGAATTTGGGGATATCTCGGTAGATGAATTAAATTTTAAGCTTACCAATTACTACGGTGAGCGTAATTCTAATTTGGAGATTTTTGTTGATAAACTAGATGATGGTAAGCCAAGAGCACCAGGTACTCCTCCATTTAAATTATCATCCTCTTATGTAGATATTAAAAAAAGTAAGTTTAAATATATTGATGAAAATTTAGAGAAATCTACAATTCTACATTTTGATAGCTTAAATATAAAAGCAGATAATTTTCTTATTCTGGGACCAGAAGTATCAACAGATATACAAGATATGTCTTTTTATAGTAATAGAGGACTAAAAGTAAATAAGTTGGCTACTAATTTTAAGTACACCAAACAGCAAATGCGTTTCGATTCGCTCAATATTAATACGCCATTATCTCAGATTGAAGGTAACTTGGTATTTAATTATAATAGAGAAGATTTTAGCGATTTTTTAAACAAAGTAAATGTAGTAGCCGATTTCAATGAATCTAGAGTTGCTTTTGATGAGATAAACTTGCTTTATAACGAGTTTGGACGTGGTAAGGAGGTAACGTTTAGTTCTGATATAAACGGGGTCTTAAATGATCTCAATGCAGATAATTTATTTCTTTTTTCCGATGACACCGGAATACGGGGTAATTTCAATTTTAAAAATTTATTTAGCAAACAAAAGCCATTCAGCTTAAATGCAGAAATGAAGAACGTAACAAGTAGTTATTATCAGTTGAATGCGCTACTTCCTAATTTAATAGGTAATTCATTACCATCGACTTTTAGTAAATTAGGGCAATTTACTATAAGGGGAGAAGCATTTATCACTAATTCTTCTATGGACGCTAAAGTAAACTTAAATACTGCCGTTGGTAGTAGTTATGCTGATATAGTACTAAGTAATTTTAATAATATAGACAATGCAACCTATAAGGGATTTATTTCTTTAATAGATTTTGATTTAGGCGGTTTTGTAGATAGTAAAAGTTTAGGAAAAACAACTTTAGATTTTAATGTAGAGGGAAAAGGCTTTGTGAAAGAAAAACTGAACACCGAGGTTATAGGGCAAATCTATTCTATTGAATTCAATAAATACAATTACCAAGATTTAAAAGTTTCGGGTATAATTAAAGATCAATTGTTCGATGGGTCATTAACAAGTAATGATGAAAATTTGAAATTTGATTTTACCGGATTGGCGAATGTTGCTGAAACTAGGAATAATTTTAATTTCATTGCCTCTGTAGACTATGCGGATTTAAAAAAATTGAATTTCATTAATGACAGTGTTTCAATTTTTAAAGGAAATGTCAATATGGATATTACGGGTACTTCTTTAGACGATCTTGAAGGGGATATAAAATTTACTCGTACAAATTATCAAAATGTAAATGACACCTATTATTTCGAGGATTTTGCAGTAACTTCCAGTTTTGATAGTGATAATGTGCGTACTATACATATTAATTCGCCAGATATAATTACCGGTTTTATGAAAGGTAATTTTAAAGTTCGTGAGCTAGGAAAACTGGTACAAAATTCTTTAGGTTCTATATATACGAATTACAGGCCTTTTCAAATATCTGACGGTCAAAATCTTTCATTTAATTTTAAAATATACAATAAAATTGTCGACGTATTTTTTCCCGAAGTGCGTTTTGATCCAAATACATTTATAAAAGGGAATATTGTTGCCGATGAAGGTGATTTTAAGCTCAATTTTGAATCGCCAAGTATAGAAGCTTTTGGTACAGTAGCTGATAATATCGAAGTACGAATTGATAATAAAAACCCTCTTTTTAACACCTATGTTTCTGTTGGAGAGTTAGATACGCCTTACTATAATTTTAAAGATTTCAATTTAATAAATACAACACTTAAGGATACGTTGTTCTTTAGGTCAGAATTTAAAGGAGGTAGTAATTTTAATGATTCATATAATTTAAATTTTTATCACACCTTTAATAAAGAAAATAAATCTGTCATTGGTTTAAAAACATCTGATGTCAATTTTAAAGGTAATAAGTGGGTATTAAATAAAGATGGGGATTCTAAGAACAAGGTAATTTTAAACAGAGCTCTAGACAGCATTACTATACAAGAAATTGTAATGAATAATGAGGAAAAAGAGCAAATTAGGTTAAAAGGACAATTTGCAGATTCCACCTTTAAGGACCTTCAGTTGCAATTTAAAATAGTTTCCTTAGATAAAATTACCCCTGTTATTGATAGTCTTAAACTGGATGGGGAAGTTAACGGTACCTTAAACGTATTACAGAAAGATGGAATTTATTTACCTTCTTCAAATTTAAATATTGATGGTTTTGGTATCAATGATATACCATTGGGAGATTTAGCAATTAATATAATTGGAAACAAAGATTTAACTGAATTTCAGGTTAACTCGCAACTATCGGATAATGGCCTAGAAAAATTCAGTATTTTGGGTAGTATTAATAATGAAGAAGAAATACCCAAAGCAAATTTAATTGCCAATTTTAACAACTTTAGCTTAGTACCTTTTAGCCCATTGGGAGAAGGGGTAATTGATAAAATAAGGGGAGACATAGATGGTAGGGTAAGTATTGTAGGTAATGTGGATAATCCAAGTTTTAATGGGCTTTTGACATTAGATAATGCTGGTATTGCAATTCCATATCTAAATGTGGATTATAGTTTTGCACCGCGTTCACGAGTAATACTTTCTGATCAGACTTTTGATTTTGAAAATATTGCGTTAGAAGATGTGGCTATGGGTACACGCGCAAATTTAGATGGTACTATAACCCATAGTTTCTTTGATAATTGGGTCCTAGATTTAAACGTTGATACTAAAAATGAACGTTTTCTAATATTGAATACAGAATTTAAAGAAGGTGAATTATATTATGGTACAGGGTATTTAAATGGCCAAGGAAGAATATATGGACCTACAACTGCATTAAATATTACTGTTGATGGATCTACGGCTAAAGGAACTTCTTTAAAAATACCATTAAGTGATGTTGCCAGTATAGGGGATTATTCGTTTATAAATTTTGTTGAAAAAAACGACAGGCAAAAAATTGAGAGACAAAAACAATTAAAAGATTACCAGGGTCTTGAGCTAGAATTTAACCTTGACGTTACACCAGAAGCCGAAGTTGAAATAGTGACCGATACAAAAACAGGTAGTTCTTTAAAAGGTACTGGAGAAGGAATTATTTTAATACAGATCAATACGAACGGTAAATTTGAAATGTACGGAGATTTCGTCGTAGTAACGGGCGAATATAATTATAAGTTTGGGGGTATTATAGATAAGAAATTTAAGGTTGAGCCCGGTGGTACCATAAATTGGGATCAAAAGCCTTTAGAGGCTATTTTAGCCATGGAAGCTGTTTATTCTTTAAATGCCAACCCTGCGCCCTTACTAGATGATCCGCGTTTTACCAGAAGAATACCTACTGATGTTATCATACGTTTAACAGGAGAGCTTCAAAGCCCAACAATTGATTTTGGAATTGATTTTCCAGGTACTAGTTCAATTGTACAGTCAGAACTGGAATACAGGTTACAGGATCCCACTGTGGAAGAGAAAAATGCTATTTTTCTTTTGGCACAAGGTACTTTTGTAAATGCGCAAAGTGGAATAAACCAGCAAGCGATTACAGGGAATTTGGTTCAAAGCGCATCGGGTATTTTAAATTCTATATTAAGTGGTGGTAATGATAAGTTTAACCTTGGCCTTTCATATGAACAAGGTATTCTTGACCGATCAGCAGATATAGAAACAGATGATCGAATAGGGGTTACAGTTTCAACACAAATTTCCGATAGAATACTTTTTAATGGTAAAGTAGGAGTACCGGTTGGCGCATCAAGCGAAACCTTAGTTGCTGGAGATTTTGAAATTCAAGTTCTTTTAAATGAAGAAGGTACTTTAAGCGCAAAATTCTTTAGTAGACAAAGTGAAATTCAAGCATATTTGTCTGATCAACAAGGGTCAACACAAGGTGCCGGTTTAACCTATGAAGTCGATTTTAATAATTTCAGGGAACTCTTTCAAAAAATCTTAACAAAAAAACCGGAGAAAGAAGCGACAATTAAACAAAATGAAGTCCCTTCTTCTGTTATGGGAAACGATAGCTTAATTCGTTTTTACGATAAACCTAAATCAATAAATCCATAA
- a CDS encoding RidA family protein, whose amino-acid sequence MKKIINTPNAPAPIGPYNQAILSNGTLYISGQIPLNPNNGELVSGDIKMETKQSMENLKAILTEAEMTFEHVVKSSIFLSDMKQFTEVNEVYASYFNAETAPARETVEVANLPKYVNVEISMIAVK is encoded by the coding sequence ATGAAAAAAATTATAAACACACCGAACGCTCCCGCTCCAATAGGCCCATACAACCAAGCAATTTTAAGTAATGGCACATTATATATTTCTGGTCAAATACCTTTAAATCCTAACAATGGAGAATTAGTTTCTGGAGATATTAAAATGGAGACAAAACAGTCTATGGAAAATTTAAAGGCCATTTTAACCGAAGCGGAAATGACCTTTGAACATGTTGTAAAATCTTCAATATTTTTAAGCGACATGAAACAATTTACAGAAGTAAATGAGGTTTATGCTTCTTATTTTAACGCAGAAACAGCACCTGCCAGAGAAACTGTTGAAGTTGCAAATTTACCCAAATATGTAAATGTTGAAATTTCTATGATTGCTGTAAAGTAA
- a CDS encoding DUF4159 domain-containing protein, whose protein sequence is MKKISAPIFLYFLMFSYSIMAQEIAILKYQGGGDWYANPTALPNLIKFCNANIGTTINNKPETVEVGSSSIFQYPFIHMTGHGNVVFSDEELNNLRSYLEAGGFLHIDDNYGMKPYITREIKRLFPNSTLEELGAEHPIFKNNYSFTKGLPKIHEHDGQRPQALAIFHNNRIVLLFTSESDLGDGWEDPTVHNDSAEIREKALQMGANIITYVFKN, encoded by the coding sequence ATGAAAAAAATATCCGCCCCCATTTTCTTATACTTTTTGATGTTCAGCTATTCAATAATGGCTCAAGAAATTGCCATTTTAAAATACCAAGGTGGTGGAGATTGGTATGCCAACCCAACAGCATTACCAAACTTAATTAAGTTTTGCAATGCCAACATTGGCACCACTATTAATAATAAACCAGAAACAGTTGAAGTAGGGAGCTCTTCTATATTTCAGTACCCATTTATACACATGACAGGACATGGAAATGTGGTTTTTTCCGATGAAGAACTTAATAATTTAAGAAGCTATCTTGAAGCTGGTGGATTTTTACATATTGATGATAATTATGGGATGAAACCCTATATTACAAGAGAAATTAAAAGACTTTTCCCTAATTCAACATTAGAGGAACTTGGAGCTGAGCATCCAATTTTTAAAAATAATTATTCCTTTACAAAGGGCTTACCTAAAATTCATGAGCATGATGGTCAACGCCCTCAGGCATTGGCCATTTTCCACAATAACAGAATAGTATTATTATTTACATCAGAATCTGACTTAGGTGACGGCTGGGAAGATCCGACCGTACATAACGATTCTGCTGAAATAAGAGAAAAAGCGCTACAAATGGGTGCAAACATTATTACCTATGTTTTTAAAAATTAA
- the tsaD gene encoding tRNA (adenosine(37)-N6)-threonylcarbamoyltransferase complex transferase subunit TsaD — protein sequence MLESKSIYILAIESSCDDTSAAVLMNDKVLSNVVATQAIHKEYGGVVPELASRAHQQNIVPVVAQALAKANIDKKQLSAIAFTRGPGLMGSLLVGTSFAKSLALGLQIPLIEVNHMKAHILAHFIDDETMKAPSFPFLALTISGGHTQIVQVNDFFDMKIIGQTLDDAVGEAFDKSAKILGLPYPGGPLIDKYAATGNPLRFEFPIPKVKDLDFSFSGLKTSILYFIQKQTKEDADFVKNNIEDICASIQYTIITILMRKLKKAVKLTGIKEIAIGGGVSANSGIRKILIEAQAKYGWKTYIPKFEYCTDNAAMIGIVGYYKYKNEAFVKQDITAKARYLIS from the coding sequence ATGTTGGAAAGCAAATCAATTTATATTCTCGCGATAGAATCTTCTTGTGATGATACTTCTGCGGCAGTTTTAATGAACGATAAAGTACTAAGCAATGTTGTAGCTACCCAAGCAATTCATAAGGAATATGGCGGGGTTGTGCCAGAATTGGCATCAAGAGCCCATCAACAAAACATTGTACCTGTAGTTGCCCAAGCTTTAGCCAAGGCAAATATCGATAAAAAACAATTATCAGCCATAGCATTTACACGCGGACCTGGACTTATGGGTTCACTATTGGTTGGTACTTCTTTTGCAAAATCATTGGCATTAGGATTACAAATACCACTTATAGAAGTGAACCACATGAAAGCTCATATTTTAGCGCACTTTATAGATGATGAAACGATGAAAGCGCCTTCGTTTCCATTTCTTGCACTAACCATAAGTGGTGGGCATACACAGATAGTGCAGGTGAATGATTTTTTTGATATGAAAATTATTGGGCAAACCTTAGATGATGCCGTTGGGGAGGCCTTTGATAAGAGTGCAAAAATTCTTGGTCTACCCTATCCGGGAGGGCCCTTAATAGATAAATATGCGGCAACAGGAAATCCTTTAAGATTTGAATTCCCTATACCCAAGGTTAAAGATTTAGATTTTAGTTTTAGCGGATTAAAAACCAGCATATTATATTTTATTCAAAAACAGACCAAAGAAGATGCCGACTTTGTAAAAAATAATATTGAAGATATATGCGCGTCAATACAATACACTATAATTACTATATTAATGCGCAAGCTTAAAAAAGCAGTAAAACTAACCGGTATTAAAGAAATTGCTATTGGTGGAGGCGTTTCTGCAAATTCTGGTATTCGAAAAATTTTAATAGAAGCACAAGCAAAATATGGGTGGAAGACTTACATTCCTAAATTTGAATATTGCACCGATAATGCTGCAATGATCGGCATTGTAGGGTATTACAAATATAAAAATGAAGCTTTCGTAAAACAAGATATTACGGCAAAAGCCAGATATTTAATTTCTTGA
- a CDS encoding N-acetylglucosamine kinase, with the protein MILIVDSGATKSDWIALDEKGEQLFFTQTLGLSPEVLTKDVIEDRLANNFELSKNREKVSHLYFYGAGCGTDRMKTFLKSIFKDFFPNAKADVKEDTYAAIFATTRVGQQGIVCILGTGSNCSYYDGNQLFQKVISLGYIPMDDGSGNFFGRKLIRDYYFHKMPADLAHKFAKQHDLDADVIKENLYKQPNPNTYLATFARFLIENKEHPYSKGVIDKGFQQFINNYIMQFELATKVPINFVGSIAHYLKDELTSVLLRNDLVVGVIRQRPIEGLVEFHRANM; encoded by the coding sequence ATGATTTTAATAGTAGATAGTGGCGCAACCAAATCTGATTGGATTGCCTTGGATGAAAAAGGCGAACAACTTTTTTTTACACAAACTCTAGGTTTAAGTCCTGAAGTTTTAACGAAAGATGTTATTGAAGATCGTTTAGCTAATAATTTTGAACTTTCTAAAAACCGTGAAAAAGTATCTCATCTTTATTTTTATGGAGCAGGTTGTGGTACGGATCGAATGAAAACCTTCCTTAAAAGTATTTTTAAAGACTTTTTTCCGAATGCGAAAGCAGATGTAAAAGAAGATACCTATGCAGCAATATTCGCTACAACTAGAGTTGGGCAACAAGGTATTGTGTGTATTTTAGGTACAGGGTCTAACTGTAGTTATTATGATGGTAACCAATTATTTCAAAAAGTAATATCCTTAGGTTATATTCCTATGGATGACGGTAGTGGAAATTTCTTTGGACGCAAATTAATACGTGATTACTACTTTCATAAAATGCCGGCAGATTTAGCGCATAAGTTTGCAAAACAGCACGATTTAGATGCAGATGTGATTAAAGAAAATTTATATAAGCAGCCTAATCCAAATACCTATTTAGCGACTTTTGCACGATTTCTAATTGAAAATAAGGAACACCCGTATTCTAAAGGCGTAATAGATAAAGGTTTTCAGCAATTTATAAATAATTACATAATGCAATTTGAATTGGCTACAAAAGTGCCTATTAACTTTGTGGGCAGCATAGCGCATTATCTTAAAGATGAATTAACCTCTGTATTATTAAGAAATGATTTAGTCGTAGGCGTAATTAGACAAAGGCCTATTGAAGGGTTGGTAGAGTTTCACCGAGCTAATATGTAA